A single region of the Variovorax terrae genome encodes:
- a CDS encoding ABC transporter ATP-binding protein has translation MSKKIGDVILDVQNISLGFGGVKALTDISFNVREHEIRAIIGPNGAGKSSMLNCINGVYQPQQGSISFRGQTFRHMNSRQVAEMGVARTFQNLALFKGMSVLDNIMTGRNLKIKSNLLLQALRIGPAEQEEIRQREFVERIIDFLEIQAYRKTPVGQLPYGLQKRVDLGRALAMEPQVLLLDEPMAGMNVEEKQDMCRFVLDVNDEFGTTVVLIEHDMGVVMDISDRVVVLDYGKKIGDGTPDEVRSNPDVIRAYLGTGH, from the coding sequence ATGAGCAAGAAGATCGGCGACGTCATCCTCGACGTGCAGAACATCTCCCTGGGCTTCGGCGGCGTGAAGGCGCTGACCGACATCTCGTTCAACGTGCGCGAGCACGAGATACGCGCCATCATCGGCCCCAACGGCGCGGGCAAGAGCTCGATGCTCAACTGCATCAACGGCGTCTACCAGCCGCAGCAGGGCAGCATCAGCTTTCGCGGCCAGACCTTCCGCCACATGAACTCGCGCCAGGTGGCCGAGATGGGCGTGGCGCGCACCTTCCAGAACCTGGCGCTGTTCAAGGGCATGAGCGTGCTCGACAACATCATGACCGGGCGCAACCTCAAGATCAAAAGCAACCTGCTGCTGCAGGCGCTGCGCATCGGCCCGGCGGAGCAGGAGGAAATTCGCCAGCGCGAGTTCGTCGAACGCATCATCGACTTCCTCGAAATCCAGGCCTACCGCAAGACCCCGGTGGGCCAGTTGCCCTACGGCCTGCAAAAGCGCGTGGACCTGGGCCGCGCGCTGGCGATGGAGCCGCAGGTGCTGCTGCTGGACGAGCCGATGGCCGGCATGAACGTGGAAGAGAAGCAGGACATGTGCCGCTTCGTGCTCGACGTGAACGACGAGTTCGGCACCACGGTCGTGCTGATCGAGCACGACATGGGCGTGGTGATGGACATCTCCGACCGCGTGGTGGTGCTCGACTACGGCAAGAAGATCGGCGACGGCACGCCCGACGAAGTGCGCAGCAACCCGGATGTGATCCGCGCTTATCTAGGCACAGGACATTGA
- a CDS encoding branched-chain amino acid ABC transporter permease — protein MGFFLETLFGGLMAGMLYSLIALGFVLIYKASGVFNFAQGAMVLFAALAMARFSEWFPRWLGFESQVLANVLAFAAAMVVMVIVAWLIERLCLSKLVNQEGITLLMATLGISYFLDGLGQTLFGNDIYKIDVGMPKEPVMILQDTFQGGLLINKEDLIAALLAAALVVLLALFFQKTVTGRALRAVADDHQAAQSIGIPLNRIWVIVWSVAGFAALVAGIIWGSKLGVQFSLSLVALKALPVVILGGLTSVPGAIIGGLIIGVGEKLSEIYIGPMLGGGIEIWFAYVLALGFLVVRPQGLFGEKIIDRV, from the coding sequence ATGGGATTCTTTCTTGAGACATTGTTCGGCGGCCTGATGGCCGGCATGCTGTATTCGCTGATCGCGCTGGGCTTCGTGCTGATCTACAAGGCCTCGGGCGTGTTCAACTTCGCGCAGGGCGCGATGGTGCTGTTCGCGGCGCTGGCGATGGCGCGCTTCTCGGAGTGGTTCCCGCGCTGGCTCGGCTTCGAGAGCCAGGTGCTGGCCAACGTGCTGGCCTTCGCCGCAGCGATGGTGGTCATGGTCATCGTGGCCTGGCTGATCGAGCGGCTGTGCCTGTCCAAGCTGGTGAACCAGGAGGGCATCACGCTGCTGATGGCCACGCTGGGCATCAGCTACTTCCTCGACGGCCTGGGCCAGACGCTGTTCGGCAACGACATCTACAAGATCGACGTGGGCATGCCCAAGGAGCCGGTCATGATCCTGCAGGACACCTTCCAGGGCGGGCTGCTGATCAACAAAGAAGACCTGATCGCCGCGCTGCTGGCGGCGGCCCTGGTCGTGCTGCTGGCCCTGTTCTTCCAGAAGACCGTGACGGGCCGGGCGCTGCGCGCCGTGGCCGACGACCACCAGGCCGCGCAGTCGATCGGCATTCCGCTCAACCGCATCTGGGTCATCGTGTGGTCGGTGGCGGGCTTCGCGGCGCTGGTCGCCGGCATCATCTGGGGCTCCAAGCTCGGCGTGCAGTTCTCGCTCTCGCTGGTGGCGCTGAAGGCGCTGCCGGTGGTGATCCTGGGCGGCCTGACCTCGGTGCCCGGCGCCATCATCGGCGGGCTGATCATCGGCGTGGGCGAGAAGCTCTCCGAGATCTACATCGGCCCGATGCTGGGCGGCGGCATCGAGATCTGGTTCGCCTATGTGCTGGCGCTGGGCTTCCTGGTCGTCAGGCCCCAGGGCCTGTTCGGCGAAAAAATAATTGACAGGGTTTAA
- a CDS encoding Crp/Fnr family transcriptional regulator produces MSTDLPLHQRRREPVAAELAGIPWLGRLQPAERERAVAAIVVGDALPGDYVCRIGRPVTYWFGVVEGLLKMSSDNAEGVSMTFTGLPPGGWFGEGTAVKREPYRYNIQALRKSVVAGLPIDTFHWLLDHSIGFNRFVMNQLNERLGQFIAAREIDRLNNPDVRVARSLAALFNPVLYPGVGEILRITQQEMAYLVGLSRQRVNEALALLEAQGSIRVEYGGLRILDLQALRSSVFQNKKG; encoded by the coding sequence ATGTCCACCGACCTTCCCCTGCATCAGCGACGCCGCGAGCCCGTGGCCGCGGAGCTGGCCGGCATTCCCTGGCTCGGGCGGCTGCAGCCCGCCGAGCGCGAGCGCGCGGTGGCCGCCATCGTGGTGGGCGACGCGCTGCCGGGCGACTACGTGTGCCGCATCGGCCGGCCCGTGACCTACTGGTTCGGCGTGGTCGAGGGGCTGCTCAAGATGAGCAGCGACAACGCCGAAGGCGTGAGCATGACCTTCACCGGCCTGCCGCCCGGCGGCTGGTTCGGCGAGGGCACGGCAGTCAAGCGCGAGCCCTATCGCTACAACATCCAGGCGCTGCGCAAGAGCGTGGTCGCGGGCCTGCCGATCGACACCTTCCACTGGCTGCTCGACCACTCCATCGGCTTCAACCGCTTCGTGATGAACCAGCTCAACGAGCGGCTGGGCCAGTTCATCGCGGCGCGCGAGATCGACCGCCTGAACAACCCCGACGTGCGGGTCGCGCGCAGCCTCGCCGCCCTGTTCAACCCGGTGCTGTACCCGGGCGTGGGCGAGATCCTGCGCATCACGCAGCAGGAGATGGCCTACCTGGTGGGCTTGTCGCGCCAGCGCGTCAACGAAGCCCTGGCGCTGCTGGAGGCCCAGGGCTCGATCCGCGTGGAATACGGCGGCCTGCGCATCCTCGACCTGCAGGCACTGAGATCCAGCGTTTTTCAGAATAAAAA
- a CDS encoding AMP-dependent synthetase/ligase, translating to MQTTFPRLLLKHAAERPQAPAMREKEYGIWQAHSWSAMAVLVEQMACGLHQAGLRRGEHLVVIGANRPRLYATLLAAQSLGAIPVPLYQDAVAAECVFPINNAEVRFAVVEDQEQVDKMLEIREQCPQLACLYYDDPRGLRNYSEPGLAALDTLLAEGQALAAADPGFFQAAVERTQPGDVAAMFFTSGTTGNPKGVVHTHGTLLDRAQAGADFDRLTSAEEVLAYLPPAWVGQNIFSYAQWLCCGYVVNCPESSSTVTIDLKEVGPTYYFAPPRVFEGLLTSVMIRMEDAGALKRRMFHAFMDVARRVGPARMDGRATGWADTLLYALGNLCVYGPLRNTLGLSRVRVAYTAGEAIGPDLFAFYRSIGINLKQLYGSTETAVFVCLQPDNQVRADTVGIPINGVEIKVAESGEILVRSAGLLKEYYKNPAATAEVLTADGWYHTSDAGFLDASGHLKIIDRVKDVGRIKGGANDGAMFAPKYVENKLKFFPHIKEAVAYGDGREQVCVMLNIDFDAVGNWAERRNLPYAGYTDLAQKPEVYELMRECVEKINADLAADALLAGSQVSRFLVLHKELDADDGELTRTNKVRRGYIADKYGVLIDALYGGRTEQYIETQVKFEDGRSGSVNATLKIVDTKTFAPVKAAA from the coding sequence ATGCAGACCACCTTCCCCCGACTGTTGCTGAAACATGCGGCCGAACGCCCGCAGGCGCCGGCCATGCGCGAGAAGGAATACGGCATCTGGCAGGCCCATAGCTGGTCCGCCATGGCGGTGCTGGTGGAGCAGATGGCCTGCGGCCTGCACCAGGCCGGCCTGCGGCGCGGCGAGCACCTGGTGGTGATCGGCGCCAACCGCCCCCGGCTCTACGCCACCTTGCTGGCCGCGCAGTCGCTGGGCGCCATTCCCGTGCCGCTGTACCAGGACGCCGTGGCGGCCGAATGCGTGTTCCCGATCAACAACGCCGAGGTGCGCTTCGCCGTGGTGGAAGACCAGGAGCAGGTCGACAAGATGCTGGAGATCCGCGAGCAGTGCCCGCAACTCGCCTGCCTCTACTATGACGACCCGCGCGGCCTGCGCAACTACAGCGAGCCCGGCCTCGCCGCGCTGGACACGCTGCTGGCAGAAGGCCAGGCGCTGGCCGCCGCCGACCCCGGCTTCTTCCAGGCCGCCGTGGAGCGCACCCAGCCGGGCGACGTGGCCGCGATGTTCTTCACCTCGGGCACCACCGGCAACCCCAAGGGCGTGGTGCACACCCACGGCACCCTGCTCGACCGCGCCCAGGCCGGCGCCGACTTCGACCGGCTCACCAGCGCCGAGGAAGTGCTGGCCTACCTGCCGCCGGCCTGGGTCGGCCAGAACATCTTCAGCTATGCCCAGTGGCTGTGCTGCGGCTACGTGGTGAACTGCCCCGAGAGCAGCAGCACGGTGACGATCGACCTCAAGGAAGTGGGCCCGACCTACTACTTCGCGCCGCCGCGCGTGTTCGAAGGCCTGCTCACCAGCGTGATGATCCGCATGGAAGACGCGGGCGCCCTCAAGCGCCGCATGTTCCATGCCTTCATGGACGTGGCCCGCCGCGTCGGCCCGGCGCGCATGGACGGCCGCGCGACCGGCTGGGCCGACACGCTGCTGTACGCCCTGGGCAACCTGTGCGTGTACGGCCCGCTGCGCAACACCCTGGGCCTGAGCCGGGTGCGCGTGGCCTACACCGCGGGCGAGGCCATCGGGCCCGACCTGTTCGCGTTCTACCGCTCCATCGGCATCAACCTCAAGCAGCTCTACGGCTCCACCGAGACGGCGGTGTTCGTGTGCCTGCAGCCCGACAACCAGGTGCGCGCCGACACGGTGGGCATCCCGATCAACGGCGTCGAGATCAAGGTGGCCGAGAGCGGCGAGATCCTGGTCCGTTCGGCCGGGTTGCTCAAGGAGTACTACAAGAACCCGGCCGCCACCGCCGAGGTGCTGACGGCCGACGGCTGGTACCACACCAGCGACGCAGGCTTCCTCGATGCCAGCGGCCACCTCAAGATCATCGACCGCGTCAAGGACGTGGGCCGCATCAAGGGCGGCGCCAACGACGGCGCGATGTTCGCGCCCAAGTATGTGGAGAACAAGCTCAAGTTCTTCCCCCACATCAAGGAGGCCGTGGCCTACGGCGACGGCCGCGAGCAGGTGTGCGTGATGCTCAACATCGACTTCGATGCCGTGGGCAACTGGGCCGAGCGACGCAACCTGCCCTACGCCGGCTACACCGACCTGGCGCAAAAGCCCGAGGTCTACGAGCTGATGCGCGAATGCGTGGAGAAGATCAACGCCGACCTCGCGGCCGACGCGCTGCTGGCGGGCTCGCAGGTGAGCCGCTTCCTGGTGCTGCACAAGGAGCTGGACGCCGACGACGGCGAGCTCACGCGCACCAACAAGGTCCGCCGCGGCTACATCGCCGACAAGTACGGCGTGCTGATCGACGCGCTGTATGGCGGCCGCACCGAGCAGTACATCGAAACCCAGGTCAAGTTCGAGGACGGGCGCAGCGGCAGCGTGAACGCGACCCTGAAGATCGTCGACACGAAAACCTTCGCCCCGGTGAAAGCGGCAGCATGA